In Uranotaenia lowii strain MFRU-FL chromosome 2, ASM2978415v1, whole genome shotgun sequence, one genomic interval encodes:
- the LOC129746397 gene encoding gastrula zinc finger protein XlCGF26.1-like isoform X2, protein MEILEANCYFCFNYDHNRQINTMENVSSSVRSIIEKHFWFTSNELIELHICSVCQDKLSDFYDFYCQVEKVYKQRLKKYTTKKESTNESSDEIDVKILVDALDIKLYSDHTEGGVAIQKEDIDASPETEIKSEDLYSDPSNESDTTKRVVDVSSGPKITSKLVNGTTTQKRKKLAVDEEILLYCNLNCHVCSENFKTFNGLMRHCKKTHNQQGHVICCDQRFFRASRLLNHIQVHTNPDAFQCSECKKNFPSNISLRNHYINVHLPVDERKFACDICLKKFAKRNSLNAHKLIHNTEEEFVCEICSKKFPKKSSLRTHIKSIHERSTDFMCDICSKQLKSKYALKAHLAEHVDNERVPCTVCGQFMKNQNSLRKHMKGHTETSLTITCDICGKRSPTTGALKKHIRDQHKIQPTHQCTMCDKSFKRSIALKEHMSTHTGEMLYSCEFCDRKFNSSANLSSHRKKVHPQEWQEYQQM, encoded by the exons ATGGAAATACTGGAAGCAAATTGTTATTTCTGTTTCAACTATGACCATAATCGGCAAATCAATACCATGGAGAATGTTTCATCTTCTGTGCGGAGTATTATTGAAAAGCACTTTTGGTTTACG tCTAATGAGCTCATTGAATTACACATTTGTTCTGTGTGTCAAGATAAGCTGTCGGATTTCTACGATTTCTACTGTCAAGTGGAAAAGGTTTACAAGCAACGCTTGAAAAAATATACAACTAAAAAGGAATCAACCAATGAGAGCAGCGATGAAATAGATGTAAAAATATTGGTGGATGCATTAGACATAAAACTGTATTCTGACCATACTGAAGGAGGTGTTGCAATTCAAAAAGAGGATATCGATGCATCTCCAGAAACGGAAATAAAATCTGAAGATCTGTATTCTGATCCTTCTAATGAAAGCGATACAACTAAAAGAGTTGTCGATGTGAGTTCAGGGCCGAAAATAACATCCAAACTTGTAAACGGTACCACAACACAGAAACGAAAGAAACTTGCAGTTGACGAAGAAATACTTTTATACTGTAACTTAAACTGTCATGTATGCtcagaaaactttaaaacatttaacGGGCTAATGCGACATTGCAAGAAAACTCACAATCAACAAGGCCACGTGATTTGTTGTGATCAACGATTCTTTCGAGCATCGCGACTACTGAACCACATCCAAGTTCACACAAATCCAGACGCTTTCCAATGTTCAGAATGCAAGAAAAACTTCCCATCGAATATCAGCCTTCGAAACCACTACATCAATGTACATCTACCCGTGGATGAGAGGAAATTTGCATGTGATATATGTCTCAAAAAGTTTGCCAAGCGAAATAGTTTAAATGCCCATAAGCTTATTCACAATACAGAAGAAGAATTCGTTTGCGAAATATGcagcaaaaaatttccaaaaaaaagttctttgagAACTCATATCAAATCCATACATGAAAGATCAACCGATTTCATGTGCGATATTTGCTCCAAACAACTCAAATCTAAATATGCACTTAAAGCTCATCTAGCCGAACACGTAGATAACGAACGTGTTCCCTGTACTGTGTGTGGTCAGTTCATGAAAAACCAAAATAGCCTGAGAAAACACATGAAGGGACACACGGAAACATCATTGACGATTACCTGTGACATATGTGGAAAACGATCACCGACTACTGGCGCTCTGAAGAAGCATATACGAGACCAACACAAAATTCAGCCCACTCATCAATGTACCATGTGCGATAAAAGCTTCAAAAGATCGATTGCTCTGAAG GAACACATGTCTACCCACACAGGTGAGATGCTGTACTCCTGTGAGTTCTGCGACAGAAAATTTAATAGTTCAGCAAATCTTAGTTCCCATCGCAAGAAGGTTCACCCTCAGGAATGGCAGGAATACCAACAAA tgtaa
- the LOC129746397 gene encoding gastrula zinc finger protein XlCGF26.1-like isoform X1 has translation MEILEANCYFCFNYDHNRQINTMENVSSSVRSIIEKHFWFTSNELIELHICSVCQDKLSDFYDFYCQVEKVYKQRLKKYTTKKESTNESSDEIDVKILVDALDIKLYSDHTEGGVAIQKEDIDASPETEIKSEDLYSDPSNESDTTKRVVDVSSGPKITSKLVNGTTTQKRKKLAVDEEILLYCNLNCHVCSENFKTFNGLMRHCKKTHNQQGHVICCDQRFFRASRLLNHIQVHTNPDAFQCSECKKNFPSNISLRNHYINVHLPVDERKFACDICLKKFAKRNSLNAHKLIHNTEEEFVCEICSKKFPKKSSLRTHIKSIHERSTDFMCDICSKQLKSKYALKAHLAEHVDNERVPCTVCGQFMKNQNSLRKHMKGHTETSLTITCDICGKRSPTTGALKKHIRDQHKIQPTHQCTMCDKSFKRSIALKEHMSTHTGEMLYSCEFCDRKFNSSANLSSHRKKVHPQEWQEYQQSKPIFSGITSLNKNE, from the exons ATGGAAATACTGGAAGCAAATTGTTATTTCTGTTTCAACTATGACCATAATCGGCAAATCAATACCATGGAGAATGTTTCATCTTCTGTGCGGAGTATTATTGAAAAGCACTTTTGGTTTACG tCTAATGAGCTCATTGAATTACACATTTGTTCTGTGTGTCAAGATAAGCTGTCGGATTTCTACGATTTCTACTGTCAAGTGGAAAAGGTTTACAAGCAACGCTTGAAAAAATATACAACTAAAAAGGAATCAACCAATGAGAGCAGCGATGAAATAGATGTAAAAATATTGGTGGATGCATTAGACATAAAACTGTATTCTGACCATACTGAAGGAGGTGTTGCAATTCAAAAAGAGGATATCGATGCATCTCCAGAAACGGAAATAAAATCTGAAGATCTGTATTCTGATCCTTCTAATGAAAGCGATACAACTAAAAGAGTTGTCGATGTGAGTTCAGGGCCGAAAATAACATCCAAACTTGTAAACGGTACCACAACACAGAAACGAAAGAAACTTGCAGTTGACGAAGAAATACTTTTATACTGTAACTTAAACTGTCATGTATGCtcagaaaactttaaaacatttaacGGGCTAATGCGACATTGCAAGAAAACTCACAATCAACAAGGCCACGTGATTTGTTGTGATCAACGATTCTTTCGAGCATCGCGACTACTGAACCACATCCAAGTTCACACAAATCCAGACGCTTTCCAATGTTCAGAATGCAAGAAAAACTTCCCATCGAATATCAGCCTTCGAAACCACTACATCAATGTACATCTACCCGTGGATGAGAGGAAATTTGCATGTGATATATGTCTCAAAAAGTTTGCCAAGCGAAATAGTTTAAATGCCCATAAGCTTATTCACAATACAGAAGAAGAATTCGTTTGCGAAATATGcagcaaaaaatttccaaaaaaaagttctttgagAACTCATATCAAATCCATACATGAAAGATCAACCGATTTCATGTGCGATATTTGCTCCAAACAACTCAAATCTAAATATGCACTTAAAGCTCATCTAGCCGAACACGTAGATAACGAACGTGTTCCCTGTACTGTGTGTGGTCAGTTCATGAAAAACCAAAATAGCCTGAGAAAACACATGAAGGGACACACGGAAACATCATTGACGATTACCTGTGACATATGTGGAAAACGATCACCGACTACTGGCGCTCTGAAGAAGCATATACGAGACCAACACAAAATTCAGCCCACTCATCAATGTACCATGTGCGATAAAAGCTTCAAAAGATCGATTGCTCTGAAG GAACACATGTCTACCCACACAGGTGAGATGCTGTACTCCTGTGAGTTCTGCGACAGAAAATTTAATAGTTCAGCAAATCTTAGTTCCCATCGCAAGAAGGTTCACCCTCAGGAATGGCAGGAATACCAACAAAGTAAACCGATTTTCAGTGGCATTACttctttgaacaaaaatgaataG